Within Peromyscus leucopus breed LL Stock chromosome 16_21, UCI_PerLeu_2.1, whole genome shotgun sequence, the genomic segment TGTAAGTAATTTCAATCAACATAAGACATAGTTCAGCGTTTAATTTACTGTGCATTTGTAAGATGACCTTTTAAATTAACATTCATGATTACTTCTGTATCCCTGTGCCCAGGGACTGGGATAAATGCTTTTACTTTATTCCACAGGGTGACACTCAAAAAGTTGGAATATGGAGCATTTGGGGTCTTGGATTTTCAGGCACTAGGGATAGATGTTCAGCATATACAAGACTTGTCCATCTATCTCTTGTTACTGTTTGGCCGCATGTGCCCTAGTtaccggcccccccccccccccccccccccgtgtgtgtgtgtgtgtgtgtgtgtgtgtgtgtgtgtgtgtgtgtgtgtgagtgtgaactgGAGGTAACACTTCATTCCCAATTTCTTTATCAGGAAAGTCCTAAGAACAGCAACAACTTAAAAGAACTGCACCATGATTTGAGCAAAGCTAAGAAAATAGAACAATGTACTGATGCCATCCATTATCTAGCTCAGATGTCTCAGTCTCCCCTGAGTGACATGCCAGGGCCTCCCTTTCCTGAAGGAGTCCTACGTGGACCCCCATTCTTGCTTGGCTCGATCTGGGCAGTTAGTGGGGGATTCAGTCAGATTTAATGTCCCCCAGTTAATCGAGTACATATTTGCAACACGTTCTTTTCAGTCACACTCAAGAGCTGCTTCCACACCATGGCAACCAATGTTTGCAGTAAATGTTCCCCACTCCTTGCTTTAAAATGAATAGCGTGACTCAGTATCAGGTCACGGAATGTGTAGTTCCATGGCAGGGATTATGggagacaaagacaaaaacagagggAGCCCAGTCAACAGAACTCAGGAAGTCAACATTGCAGAAAAGTCCACTTCCACCCACCCCCGCACACATGTCCCGAGACGAAAGTTCTAGAATAAAAATAGCACACATGTATCAGACAGAGAGAACTAAGCGAAGGTCAGTCAATCAGACCGGGTGCAGTCTCTAGGGAGTTTGCTCATGGAAGGGCAACAAGGGCCGTGTGTGGCATAGTTGCCCGAGAAGAAAGAAGAGCGAGCAGGCTCAGGAGCGCAAGGGCACAAACCAGgcggctgggctgtggtggtggttagtggtggtggtggtgatggtggtggtagtggtcaTGCAACTTGTCTCTGGGACTTCAGTGACCTCAGGACCAGAGATCAATGATGCAGGGACAATGGAGAAGAATGGGACAATGGACATTGGTCATGGAACAGATCCTGAAGCCAGGTGGTTCGAGCTTCAAGGCCCTGGAGGGAGGCGCAGGGTCACCTAATCTACCCTGGGCACTGGAGATTGAGTGACTAGGTTTCTGGAGTGGCAAGGCTTGAGTTCATGACCTCACTATAACCACTTAAGTGACTTAGTGACCTGGCCTCTCAGTCCCTTGCTTCTCAACACCTACAAGGTAGGAGGACTGCCTCTTGGGTCTGATAAGGATTAGCAACGCTAATCCTATTATCTTTATTCGTTCCCTTGCTCAGTTTAGCTAGCATTTGATGATCCCCCCACCTAGCACAAAGGCCTTGCTTGGTGGCTCCCTGGGGCCCTGCTCACCTGAGAAGGTGCCCTTGCTGAGACACTCTTTGATCCGATTGGCTTTCCTGACATGGAAGGCTTTTGTGATCTCCTGGTTCATAAAGGCTTCCTTGTTCATGATATTCTCCACCATCATCCTCAGATCGAACATCTCCAGGACCTCGGCCATCTGAGCCAACCCCAGCAAATCTTTCTCCTTCTCATCCAGCTGCCCAGTGTAGAGGAATCGTAGCAGGGTCCGGAAAGGGCCTGACTGCATCGATGGGTCCAGCCTGACAACGGTCACTGGGCCCACCCGCTTAGAAATGGGGTTGACCCGCACCTCTTTGTGCATGCTGACAAATCCCTTGCTCCAGCCAGACAGGGCCTGTGCCTCAGAACCTGAGGCCTCGGCCTGCAAAGCTAGACTCTCCGGCAGGTCCTGGCCTGAAGATGCTCCTGGGCCAGCCTGAGGGGTCCTCTGGGgacttttcttcccttcctcggCTGGACCAATACCCTGCATCCGCCCGTGACAATCCCTGCATGGCACCTCCTCaccagctcccccaccccaaccgGGGGATTCTTCACATTCCATTAAAAAAAGGTCGTAGAATTTGGAAGAAGAGGTAGCGAGGTAAATGCGGTGCGCGAAGATGTACTCCTGGTCCTGGAGAATGAAGAGGACGTCAGCGCACAGAGGGTTGTCCAGTAAACAGGCAGCATCGCTTGTCCCCATGGAGGAACACTCGGGGACCTTGATGACCGGGGGAGGGGCTTTCGGAGGTAGGAAGGGCGCCTGAAGCAGAGGCTTCTGGACTTTTTTCAAGTGGGATTTCCAGAACTGCAGGTGGCGGCGGGAGATGAGGGCTGCCCGGATAGCATTGTCGAACACATCCTTGATGCCGAACTGGTCAAACACGCTGGTCTCGTAATAAGGGATGCCAAGTTCCTTCGCCACTTCTCGGCCTTTTTCTGGGGGCAAAATGTCACTTCTCTTTATGGGCCTGAaataagagaattttaaaaaaatacacataatcAACTTtcttttaaggggaaaaaaaagaaagggtgtgACATCTAAATTTCTAAATCCCTAAGTTGAATTATATAACTAAAAATTCATtcacttcttaaaattttatgtttaaaatcctGCAAGGGTCTTGAAAACTCATCATTAATGGACATTCCAAGATAAAGGTTTGTGACTGTAAAAAAAGCATATGCTGTTAGTAGTAACCATGGTAACAACAGGATTGGCCTTTGTTATCTATGTGATCTTGAGCAAGTTGTCTAACCTCTTTAAGCCTTGGCTTTCCAACTTTGGAGAGCATGGGCCCTTAAAgaagaggattaaatgagataatgaatgCACTTAGCATTGTCCTTGGTGCTTGATAAAAGTTATCACTGCTAATGGCCACCTTCATCATTGCATGTTTCGTTTTTATAACTTCAcaatgcaccccccccccccgcgctaTCTGAAAGTTCTATGAAGTACCGTTTTCATTCTGTAGTGAGAAGAAACAGAGGCATGAAGTTCAATTGGTTTGCCTACAGAATGTCTATAAGCTACTAGAAATTTCTACTAAGTGGTTAGTGTACAGACTTCCCCACTCTTGGTTCAGGGATCCATGTCCAGTGGCTTCTAAAGTCTCTCTATTGGATTCATGAGTCCTCTTTCATATATTCCTCCCCTCCATTTCCATCAGGCCTTCATTGATCTTTTCTTTAGACTGGTACATAAGTTACTTAGTTGGCCTTTGTGGTACTTTTaatgaatgtaattggcccccataatctcatagggagtggcactattaggaggtgtggctttgttggagtgggtatggtcttgttggaggatgtgtgtcactgtgggggtgggctcagGACATTGTCTGGCacaagccaagatgtagccagcaccacgtgGATCTGTCTAggcagctgccatgctccctgacatgatgatgataatagactgaacctctgaaactgtaatggagccaccacaatgaaatgttttctttataagagttgctgtggtcgtggtgtctcctcacagccatagaaaccctaactaagacagcctctCTTCAGAATCCGCACTTACAGCTCAGAGTCCCACCCCTGCAAGAAATGTACTAAAATAATAGCAAGGGTACGGCTGAGCCTGCAATTCTGTGTTAATTTCTCCTGTTTCCACAAAGCCAGTGGAACAAAGCCCACGCCCTTTTGGTCTGGCACGCAAAACTCATTTACAAGTTAATCAGACCCAGGGAGGCCAATATAAGCACTGTAGTGCTGGGCTTGAGACATAACCGGGGAAAGGTTCCAGAACCGACAAGATGTGATCCGCTACAGTGCTTCAAGAAACGCACGCTCGATTCCGACAGGCACTCTTAAGCGGCTGATCTGAAAGACTTCGCCTTTGACACCAAAAGTCACACGCTTCCCAGGCCCTGGTCCAGGAGAGCAATGATAAAAGTGGATGGAATTTGGATTTGAAGACCAgggcggagggagggaggtcaTACCTCAGGGTGCTGACAAGAGTGGAAAGATCCAGGGAAGAAGGTTCAACTTTGGGCCTCTTCCTGTGGGCCCTGTCTGAACTTTGTCCTCGGGGCTGACTCGAAATTTGCTAATTGATTAACCCGAAGCTTGGCTCCAGTGCCCCACTTTGTGAAATCTCTAAGTCGCTCCCTATAAGGGACGGTCCTGTCTGCTGCTTGGCCGGTTCTGCTACCCTCTGCAGTCGCCCCCACACCCAAGTGATTCTGAACATTCCATTTCTAGTCCATGCATGTAGGAACAGAGGGATT encodes:
- the Rhobtb1 gene encoding rho-related BTB domain-containing protein 1 isoform X2 encodes the protein MWYQEIKHFCPRTPVVLVGCQLDLRYADLEAVNRARRPLARPIKRSDILPPEKGREVAKELGIPYYETSVFDQFGIKDVFDNAIRAALISRRHLQFWKSHLKKVQKPLLQAPFLPPKAPPPVIKVPECSSMGTSDAACLLDNPLCADVLFILQDQEYIFAHRIYLATSSSKFYDLFLMECEESPGWGGGAGEEVPCRDCHGRMQGIGPAEEGKKSPQRTPQAGPGASSGQDLPESLALQAEASGSEAQALSGWSKGFVSMHKEVRVNPISKRVGPVTVVRLDPSMQSGPFRTLLRFLYTGQLDEKEKDLLGLAQMAEVLEMFDLRMMVENIMNKEAFMNQEITKAFHVRKANRIKECLSKGTFSDVTFTLDDGAISAHKPLLICSCEWMAAMFGGSFVESANSEVRLPSINKMSMQAVLEYLYSKQLSPALDLDPLELIALANRFCLPHLVALVEQHAVQELTKAAVSGVGIDGEVLSYLELAQFHNANQLAAWCLHHICTNYNSVCSKFRKEIKSKSAENQEYFERHRWPPVWYLKEEDHYQRVKREREKEDLALKKHYSRRKWCFWHSSPAVA